A single window of Anopheles moucheti chromosome 2, idAnoMoucSN_F20_07, whole genome shotgun sequence DNA harbors:
- the LOC128309458 gene encoding uncharacterized protein LOC128309458 has protein sequence MKQELAVGIVGGFVDDDRDVYMIEGKDTIIDIIRMQQQADLWQTLSVDLVDCGPGSREGDNYMSVIKRVVAHCKAKSSDGRNHVFKISLIFKRQITNPNRRMLFRCDAAFENEITAYASIIPVLQRIAPYDLPYPKCVTAGSDEYGDRIVLEDLTTSGYAMVDRRTGLSFGHCMAVMKELAKLHAVSLALKHEQPREFADVCSKVREIVYCPEAADFYTHSLESSLRGALDSLRYSNNNGDLDGPIRAVEGLTGRLYRIMCGLVCNGMDEAWRVICHGDTWVNNLMFSADCQHVRLIDLQTMRCTTPVLDILHLLYTSTERDMRQQHVTDLLLQYRQTLLEALQEHFDTFHEPAAAASLLRHFTELFSYQRLRAEYDRCLPYGLGIAMWLLPAVTFNPDQIPDLDAVTINDFKTKKHDKRIAQIVSANYHTRTRDIVLEMYEQGVLQRLQTEFI, from the exons ATGAAGCAGGAGCTGGCCGTGGGTATTGTTGGTGGGTTCGTGGACGACGACCGGGATGTTTACATGATCGAGGGAAAGGACACGATCATCGACATTATCCGGATGCAGCAGCAGGCCGATCTTTGGCAAACCCTGTCAGTGGATTTGGTCGACTGTGGACCGGGTAGCCGCGAAGGCGACAACTACATGTCGGTCATCAAACGCGTGGTGGCTCACTGTAAGGCGAAAtcatcggatggacgaaatcatg TATTTAAGATTTCGCTGATATTTAAACGTCAAATCACAAACCCAAACCGGCGAATGCTATTCCGGTGCGATGCAGCGTTCGAGAACGAAATCACCGCCTATGCCAGCATCATTCCCGTCCTGCAGCGGATAGCCCCGTACGATCTGCCGTACCCGAAGTGTGTGACAGCGGGCAGTGACGAGTACGGTGATCGGATTGTGCTCGAGGATCTTACCACCAGCGGATATGCGATGGTTGACCGGCGGACCGGTCTCAGCTTCGGCCACTGCATGGCCGTCATGAAG GAACTGGCCAAACTGCATGCAGTCTCGCTGGCACTGAAACATGAGCAGCCACGCGAGTTTGCCGATGTCTGTTCGAAGGTACGCGAGATTGTGTACTGTCCCGAGGCGGCCGACTTCTACACACATTCCCTCGAGTCTTCGTTGCGCGGTGCGCTGGATAGTCTGCgatacagcaacaacaatggTGATCTGGATGGACCGATTCGTGCGGTGGAGGGATTAACCGGTCGGCTGTATCGCATCATGTGCGGACTCGTCTGTAACGGTATGGATGAAGCGTGGCGCGTCATCTGCCACGGTGACACCTGGGTGAACAATCTGATGTTTAGTGCCGATTGCCAGCATGTCCGGTTGATCGATTTGCAAACGATGCGCTGCACGACACCGGTGCTCGACATCCTTCATCTGCTGTACACGAGTACGGAGCGCGATATGCGCCAGCAGCATGTTACCGACCTGCTACTGCAGTACCGCCAAACATTGCTCGAAGCGCTGCAGGAACACTTCGACACGTTCCACGAACCCGCGGCGGCGGCATCCTTGCTGCGCCACTTTACCGAACTGTTCTCGTACCAGCGGTTGCGGGCCGAGTACGATCGGTGTCTACCGTACGGGTTGGGTATTGCGATGTGGCTGCTGCCGGCCGTTACCTTCAACCCGGACCAAATACCCGACCTGGACGCGGTTACAATCAACGAtttcaaaacgaaaaaacacgACAAAAGGATCGCCCAGATCGTTTCGGCCAACTACCACACGCGAACGCGCGACATTGTGCTGGAAATGTACGAGCAGGGTGTGCTGCAGCGGCTCCAAACGGAGTTCATCTAG
- the LOC128309457 gene encoding protein Pixie, which produces MSRNRAAEETDKQTRIAIVSSDKCKPKRCRQECKKSCPVVRMGKLCIEVAMDSKIATLSEELCIGCGICVKKCPFEAITIINIPSNLDKHTTHRYSKNSFKLHRLPIPRPGEVLGLVGQNGIGKSTALKILAGKLKPNLGRYSEPPDWTDILGYFRGNELQNYFTKILEDSLRALIKPQYVDQIPKAIKGTVGALLDKKDERKNQMEICDLLDLTHIRDREIQALSGGELQRFACAMVCIQDGDIFMFDEPSSYLDVKQRLNCAMTIRSLIHPDKFIIVVEHDLSVLDYLSDFICCLYGVPGCYGVVTMPFSVREGINIFLDGYVHTENMRFRTESLTFKVSESASEEEIKRTCHYVYPKMKKKLGSFTLTINDGQFSDSEIIVLLGENGTGKTTFIRMLAGNLEPDEESEPLPVLNISYKPQKISPKSQSTVRYLLHEKIRDAYIHPQFIADVMKPLKIEEIMDQEVQNLSGGELQRVALVLCLGKPADVYLIDEPSAYLDSEQRLIAAKVIKRYILHAKKTGFVVEHDFIMATYLADRVIVFEGQPSVDTTAHTPQSLLNGMNRFLELLEITFRRDPNNFRPRINKLNSVKDVEQKRAGQYFFYEES; this is translated from the exons ATGTCTCGAAACCGTGCGGCCGAAGAGACGGACAAACAGACGCGCATCGCAATCGTCAGCTCGGACAAATGTAAACCGAAGCGATGCCGCCAGGAGTGCAAGAAATCCTGCCCGGTCGTTCGTATGGGCAAGCTCTGTATTGAGGTGGCGATGGACTCGAAAATCGCCACTCTCTCCGAGGAGCTTTGCATCGGTTGCGGTATCTGTGTGAAGAAGTGTCCCTTTGAGGCGATCACGATTATCAACATCCCGAGCAACTTGGATAAACACACGACCCATCGCTATTCGAAGAACTCGTTCAAGCTGCACCGTCTGCCGATTCCGCGTCCGGGTGAGGTGTTGGGGCTGGTGGGCCAGAACGGTATCGGTAAGTCGACGGCGCTGAAAATTCTTGCCGGCAAGCTAAAGCCGAACCTCGGTCGCTACTCTGAACCACCGGATTGGACGGACATTCTGGGGTACTTCCGCGGTAACGAGCTGCAGAATTACTTCACCAAGATTCTGGAGGACAGTCTGCGTGCGCTGATCAAACCGCAATACGTAGACCAAATCCCGAAGGCCATCAAGGGAACTGTTGGGGCGCTGCTCGATAAGAAGGATGAGCGCAAGAACCAGATGGAAATCTGCGACCTTCTTGATCTGACCCACATTCGGGATCGCGAAATTCAAGCTCTGTCTGGTGGAGAGCTGCAACGGTTCGCGTGCGCGATGGTGTGCATCCAGGACGGAGACATTTTCATGTTCGACGAACCCTCTTCGTATCTGGACGTAAAGCAACGTTTGAATTGCGCCATGACGATTCGTTCGTTGATTCATCCGGACAAATTCATCATCGTGGTGGAACACGATTTGTCCGTGCTGGACTATCTGTCCGATTTTATCTGCTGTTTGTATGGTGTGCCCGGCTGTTACGGCGTCGTTACGATGCCGTTCTCGGTCCGCGAAGGTATCAACATCTTTCTGGACGGCTACGTGCACACGGAAAACATGCGCTTCCGTACGGAATCGTTGACATTCAAGGTGTCGGAATCGGCGTCCGAAGAGGAGATCAAGCGAACCTGTCACTACGTGTACccgaagatgaagaagaagctcGGATCGTTCACACTTACGATAAACGATGGTCAGTTTAGTGATTCAGAAATTATCGTATTGCTGGGTGAGAATGGTACGGGTAAAACCACGTTCATCCGTATGCTGGCCGGCAATCTGGAGCCGGATGAAGAGTCGGAACCGTTACCGGTGTTGAACATTTCCTACAAGCCGCAGAAAATCTCTCCCAAGAGTCAGTCGACCGTGCGGTATCTGCTGCATGAGAAGATTCGCGATGCCTACATTCACCCGCAGTTCATAGCCGACGTCATGAAACCGCTGAAGATTGAAGAAATTATGGACCAGGAGGTGCAGAACTTGTCCGGTGGTGAGTTGCAACGTGTGGCTTTGGTGCTTTGTCTGGGCAAACCGGCCGACGTGTATTTGATCGACGAACCGTCCGCCTATTTGGATTCCGAGCAACGTCTAATTGCGGCTAAGGTTATTAAGAG ATATATTCTACACGCAAAAAAGACCGGTTTTGTGGTGGAGCACGATTTTATCATGGCAACTTATTTAGCCGATCGGGTGATCGTATTCGAGGGTCAACCGTCGGTGGACACGACCGCGCACACACCCCAATCACTACTGAACGGTATGAATCGGTTCCTGGAGCTGCTGGAGATCACATTCCGACGCGATCCGAACAATTTCCGGCCAAGAATCAACAAGCTGAACTCGGTGAAG GATGTGGAGCAAAAACGCGCCGGGCAGTACTTCTTCTACGAGGAATCTTAA